A window from Planococcus maritimus encodes these proteins:
- a CDS encoding sigma 54-interacting transcriptional regulator, which yields MHRHLLVPDSKEEVMAMHDEDIIVTNREGRIIKVTEMSGLHYGVEPAALLGRSIYELEREGVFTPAVTPQVIERKKKLVLVQETATGKKMLITGMPVFDEQREVEYVISYSYEVSELMIMKEYLESLETEMDRVKGELAYLRGRDVPVEGFIAQSAQSERALRSALKMAEYDAPLVIEGPRGTGKSLIAKLIHQHSTRREEAFIEVDCGAIPDTIFVESFNETGGYFSLAAGGTLVLNEIDRLSCRAQSMLEKLLAEKRDIRLIAISETSLEAHMQAGAFREALFYLLNISHIELAGLRGRPEDLEAFLSQVLEELGRKYGTRKKLADAAYVHLLQLEWKGNFREVRNVLERSYLESEYADIRLEDLPASYRPAQDEQVGIELEGRTLPHLLDVVEKKVLENAKKRYRTTTEIAERLGISQPSVVRKLKKHAIATGRDEDL from the coding sequence ATGCACCGACATTTGCTTGTGCCAGATTCTAAAGAAGAAGTTATGGCCATGCACGACGAAGATATTATCGTCACAAATAGGGAAGGGCGCATTATCAAAGTCACAGAAATGAGTGGCCTACATTACGGAGTGGAACCGGCTGCCTTGCTCGGCCGATCGATCTATGAGTTGGAGAGAGAAGGTGTTTTTACACCAGCAGTCACTCCGCAAGTCATCGAACGGAAGAAAAAACTGGTGCTTGTTCAAGAAACTGCGACCGGTAAGAAGATGCTCATTACGGGCATGCCGGTGTTTGATGAACAGCGGGAAGTCGAATATGTCATCAGTTATTCCTACGAAGTGTCAGAACTAATGATCATGAAAGAATACCTGGAGTCGCTCGAAACCGAAATGGACCGTGTTAAAGGAGAGCTTGCATATTTGCGTGGCAGGGACGTACCGGTTGAAGGATTCATTGCGCAAAGCGCGCAGTCCGAACGTGCCTTGCGCAGCGCATTGAAAATGGCGGAATACGATGCGCCACTCGTTATTGAAGGGCCAAGGGGGACCGGCAAAAGCTTAATCGCAAAGCTGATCCATCAACATAGTACACGGCGGGAGGAAGCGTTTATCGAAGTAGATTGCGGGGCGATCCCCGATACCATATTCGTGGAATCCTTTAATGAAACAGGTGGCTATTTTAGTCTCGCTGCAGGTGGGACATTGGTGCTCAACGAAATCGACCGACTATCATGCCGGGCCCAGTCGATGCTCGAGAAGCTGCTGGCAGAAAAACGCGACATCCGGCTCATCGCGATTAGCGAAACGTCTTTAGAGGCACATATGCAAGCAGGTGCATTCCGTGAAGCCTTGTTTTACTTATTGAACATTTCGCATATCGAACTGGCCGGTCTCCGTGGACGTCCGGAAGACTTGGAAGCATTCTTGTCACAAGTACTTGAAGAACTCGGCCGGAAATACGGCACACGAAAAAAACTGGCCGATGCGGCGTACGTGCATCTACTGCAATTGGAGTGGAAAGGCAATTTCCGGGAAGTCCGCAATGTGCTGGAACGCAGTTATCTGGAAAGTGAGTACGCTGACATTCGTCTCGAAGACTTGCCGGCGAGTTACCGCCCGGCGCAAGACGAACAAGTGGGCATCGAACTCGAAGGCCGGACCTTGCCGCATCTACTCGATGTAGTCGAAAAGAAAGTACTCGAGAATGCCAAGAAACGCTACCGGACAACGACTGAAATAGCGGAACGGCTGGGTATCAGCCAGCCATCAGTTGTCCGCAAATTAAAAAAACACGCTATCGCAACAGGAAGGGATGAAGACTTATGA
- a CDS encoding processed acidic surface protein yields MKGIFTIITSLLLAIAIGIAPASAISEDDRGFNRLLAEIGWEKADYIDYLDTKGWTLDDFYSSIELGTPLTEDSILQIMDTYELTRAELNSLLEEFGDLDTGVDVLDGDFIIFAEELEQSLDFYLNFDLELTPITDENLASLLEDFGFASKEELEQFLNLFDESLADYEFIEDLESSIMFYQEDWLFDLDMESVFSEFGLTEQELERLAQHFETLDYTNPQFEERLMAVSERMIAIEEFSTVTELSAEQIAELLSIYDEFMEIFEMEAKYYFVKGDEKKEMNVQSLISLESTDGYDLLIELYNTQGEFLADILLTADMFGSDLIIDTGKELEDSTPAITPIPTQPVDNTNQTVKGGKLPKTASDFAANMAFGLAILAFGALLFRRSRVKRTA; encoded by the coding sequence ATGAAAGGTATTTTCACTATTATCACGTCTCTGTTATTGGCAATCGCGATCGGCATAGCCCCGGCCTCTGCCATTTCAGAAGATGACCGCGGGTTTAACCGCTTATTGGCTGAAATCGGCTGGGAAAAAGCGGATTACATCGACTATTTAGATACAAAAGGATGGACTTTGGATGATTTTTATTCTTCCATCGAACTCGGCACGCCGCTGACAGAAGACAGCATTTTGCAAATCATGGATACATACGAATTGACGCGGGCTGAACTAAACAGCCTGTTGGAAGAATTCGGAGACTTGGATACAGGTGTCGACGTATTGGATGGGGATTTCATCATTTTTGCGGAAGAGCTGGAACAATCGCTCGATTTTTACCTGAATTTCGATTTAGAACTGACACCGATTACAGATGAAAACCTAGCCTCTTTACTAGAGGATTTCGGATTTGCTTCTAAAGAAGAACTGGAACAATTCCTTAATTTGTTCGACGAATCCCTTGCAGACTATGAGTTTATCGAAGACTTGGAAAGCTCCATTATGTTCTACCAAGAAGATTGGCTGTTCGATTTGGATATGGAAAGTGTATTTAGTGAATTCGGCTTGACTGAGCAAGAACTTGAGCGGTTGGCACAGCATTTTGAAACACTCGATTACACAAATCCACAATTCGAAGAACGCTTGATGGCAGTTAGCGAACGCATGATAGCGATCGAGGAATTTTCGACTGTAACCGAATTATCCGCAGAACAAATCGCGGAACTTTTGTCGATCTACGATGAGTTTATGGAAATCTTTGAAATGGAAGCCAAGTATTATTTTGTTAAAGGCGACGAGAAAAAAGAGATGAACGTTCAATCGCTCATTTCTCTCGAGTCGACAGATGGTTACGACCTGTTGATCGAGCTATACAATACACAAGGTGAATTCCTGGCAGATATCCTGTTGACTGCTGACATGTTCGGTTCGGACCTCATCATTGATACCGGAAAAGAATTGGAAGACAGCACACCGGCCATTACACCGATTCCGACACAACCTGTCGACAACACGAACCAAACCGTCAAAGGCGGCAAATTGCCGAAAACAGCAAGTGATTTTGCGGCAAATATGGCATTTGGCCTTGCTATTCTCGCATTCGGCGCTTTGTTGTTCAGACGTTCCCGAGTGAAGCGCACAGCATGA
- a CDS encoding class D sortase, with product MSKKTISWLMTIAAAGMIIFGIWFSGTQAATFAKGYLLYKADAVSAEDFAPKLQTTNAEVSLPDAEPAESLEDSEEPEKPEKPAEPAETGQLPKDISYPSDPQIGDLMGELIIPKLGASLPIIHGTDEDELEKGVGHYAGSVMPGQSDNSVLSGHRDTVFRELGQVGKGDEFIVQTADGTFTYRVRQVRIVDEDDRTVIVPKPRATLTVSTCYPFDFVGYAPERYILVADLVSSS from the coding sequence ATGAGTAAAAAAACCATTTCCTGGTTGATGACGATTGCCGCAGCCGGAATGATTATTTTCGGCATCTGGTTCAGCGGCACCCAGGCAGCGACTTTCGCAAAAGGCTACCTTTTGTACAAAGCTGATGCTGTCTCTGCGGAAGATTTCGCGCCAAAATTGCAGACTACAAACGCTGAAGTTTCCTTGCCAGATGCGGAACCTGCAGAAAGCCTTGAGGATTCGGAAGAACCGGAAAAACCGGAAAAACCGGCAGAACCGGCAGAAACAGGGCAACTTCCAAAAGACATCAGCTATCCATCTGACCCCCAAATCGGCGACTTGATGGGCGAACTCATTATTCCTAAATTAGGGGCAAGCCTGCCAATTATTCACGGTACCGATGAGGACGAACTGGAAAAAGGCGTCGGCCATTATGCAGGGAGCGTTATGCCAGGGCAATCCGACAACTCGGTCTTGTCCGGGCACCGCGATACTGTATTTCGTGAGCTTGGACAAGTTGGCAAAGGCGATGAGTTCATCGTTCAGACAGCTGATGGCACCTTCACATACCGCGTACGCCAAGTGCGAATTGTCGATGAAGACGACCGCACCGTCATTGTCCCAAAACCAAGGGCCACGCTGACTGTCTCGACGTGCTATCCTTTCGATTTCGTCGGCTACGCTCCTGAACGCTATATTCTCGTAGCCGACCTCGTCTCGAGCAGCTAA
- a CDS encoding trypsin-like peptidase domain-containing protein has product MKCTKCGTTNDKSAKFCDNCGAPLATRTQRKPKRNKFMYALVLLAMLLGLGFGLGQLLGEEEPEVALPQEDTEASEEEPVEEPQEEPVEEEPAEEPIEEEMPVEEPETQVSSEESVEGTVTKAENITHPSDQEEKVEPKKKDKAAVIKDAQSRVYTILTEGGQGSGFLFSETGMVVTNAHVVSGYTDVIVRNINGQDHEGTVVGISAESDIALIQVDALTGIAPLDVEMAATDVGTEVIALGSPSGFENTASMGYLTGIDRDFYQEFTYENIYQIDAALAPGSSGGPLLDAGTGKVIGINSLLFPEGDSIGFSIPLYSMYDQLDAWVKNPMSREAVAKIFPAYDDFDSNYEDEDYEFDYSTTHEFTEESLTEFIVSYQEFYELALQEEDFYYVQNLLVYQSNIYNSMIEYIDQIAGKNMEHIFNKLDITNMEVKEDHALVYTEEAFEFKDAEGNWSVQERTKVYTVVMDDYGFFYISDIVNVE; this is encoded by the coding sequence ATGAAATGCACAAAGTGCGGCACGACGAATGATAAGTCTGCAAAGTTCTGTGATAATTGCGGCGCGCCGCTCGCTACAAGAACACAACGCAAACCGAAGCGCAATAAATTCATGTATGCGCTCGTATTATTAGCTATGTTATTAGGGCTTGGATTTGGATTGGGACAACTATTGGGCGAGGAAGAACCGGAAGTGGCATTGCCGCAAGAAGACACCGAAGCTTCTGAGGAAGAGCCAGTAGAAGAACCACAGGAAGAACCGGTGGAAGAAGAACCAGCGGAAGAGCCAATTGAAGAAGAAATGCCGGTGGAAGAACCGGAAACACAAGTATCATCTGAAGAATCGGTGGAAGGCACGGTAACCAAAGCCGAAAATATCACCCATCCATCCGACCAAGAAGAAAAAGTCGAGCCGAAGAAAAAAGACAAAGCGGCTGTCATTAAAGATGCGCAGTCTCGCGTCTATACCATCTTGACTGAAGGCGGGCAAGGGTCTGGGTTCTTGTTCTCAGAAACCGGCATGGTTGTAACCAATGCACACGTCGTGTCAGGGTATACGGATGTCATTGTACGCAATATTAATGGCCAGGACCATGAAGGAACGGTTGTCGGAATTTCAGCTGAATCCGATATCGCCTTGATTCAAGTGGATGCTTTGACAGGAATCGCACCCTTAGATGTGGAAATGGCAGCGACCGATGTTGGAACGGAAGTTATCGCACTCGGCAGCCCATCTGGTTTTGAAAATACGGCATCTATGGGCTACCTGACAGGCATCGACCGTGATTTCTACCAGGAGTTCACTTACGAAAACATTTACCAGATCGACGCAGCGCTGGCGCCGGGTTCAAGCGGCGGACCGCTACTCGATGCTGGAACTGGGAAAGTCATCGGCATCAACTCGCTATTGTTCCCTGAAGGGGATTCAATTGGATTCTCTATCCCGCTGTATTCGATGTATGACCAATTGGATGCATGGGTAAAAAACCCGATGAGCCGTGAAGCGGTCGCCAAAATCTTCCCAGCCTACGATGATTTTGACAGTAACTACGAAGACGAAGATTATGAATTCGATTACAGCACCACACATGAATTCACTGAAGAATCATTGACCGAGTTTATCGTAAGCTATCAGGAATTTTACGAATTGGCATTGCAAGAAGAAGATTTCTACTATGTCCAGAACTTACTGGTTTACCAAAGCAATATTTACAATAGCATGATCGAGTATATTGACCAGATTGCTGGTAAAAACATGGAGCATATATTCAATAAACTGGATATTACCAATATGGAAGTCAAGGAAGATCATGCCCTTGTCTATACAGAAGAAGCGTTTGAGTTTAAAGACGCGGAAGGCAATTGGTCGGTGCAAGAACGCACGAAAGTCTATACGGTGGTCATGGACGATTATGGATTCTTCTATATTTCCGATATCGTCAATGTAGAATAA
- a CDS encoding winged helix-turn-helix transcriptional regulator: MDKLLNVDEHGKLKCSIEYTLQKIGGKWKPVILWHLAYDGIHRYGELKKLMPGITHKMLSQQLKELEQDQLIVRKQFNEMPLKVEYSISDKGTSLKPLLKEMHNWGSRQDE, from the coding sequence ATGGACAAATTGCTGAATGTGGACGAGCATGGCAAACTGAAGTGTTCGATCGAGTATACACTTCAAAAAATCGGCGGGAAATGGAAGCCAGTCATTTTGTGGCATTTAGCGTATGACGGCATACATCGTTATGGAGAGCTTAAGAAGTTGATGCCGGGCATCACCCATAAAATGTTAAGCCAGCAATTAAAGGAATTGGAACAGGATCAGCTGATTGTTCGGAAGCAATTCAACGAAATGCCTTTGAAAGTGGAATACTCCATTTCTGATAAAGGCACTTCTTTAAAGCCATTGTTAAAAGAAATGCATAATTGGGGCAGCCGGCAAGACGAATAG
- a CDS encoding lactoylglutathione lyase family protein — translation MPYPRSFSHIGLSVPDLDKAVEFYTEVLGWYTIMEPAPVYNDDTAIGQMCRDVFGNDWKEFRIAHLATGDKVGVELFEFPQNEKPENNFEYWKTGIFHFCIQDPNIEELVEKIKQHGGKQRMPIREYYPDDKPYKMVYVEDPFGNIFEIYTHSYELTYSQGAY, via the coding sequence ATGCCATACCCAAGAAGTTTTTCACATATCGGTTTATCTGTCCCGGACCTCGACAAAGCAGTAGAATTTTACACCGAAGTACTCGGATGGTACACAATCATGGAGCCAGCACCCGTTTACAATGACGATACCGCCATCGGCCAAATGTGCCGTGACGTCTTCGGAAATGACTGGAAGGAATTCCGGATTGCCCATCTTGCCACAGGAGACAAAGTTGGCGTCGAACTGTTTGAATTCCCGCAGAATGAAAAACCTGAGAATAATTTTGAGTATTGGAAAACAGGCATTTTCCACTTCTGCATTCAGGATCCAAATATTGAAGAATTGGTAGAAAAAATCAAACAGCATGGCGGCAAACAGCGGATGCCAATTCGTGAATATTATCCCGACGATAAACCTTATAAAATGGTTTACGTCGAAGATCCTTTTGGCAACATTTTCGAAATCTACACACACAGCTATGAACTTACCTACTCACAAGGCGCTTATTAA
- a CDS encoding divergent PAP2 family protein: MRKMNRGMITSLGAIGIAQGLKIVTHKVVAGKWDWQQAFTTGGMPSSHSAGVSALAAYVASNKGARHTETALAVVFGAIVMYDAQGIRRHTGEIARLVNDLEDSFMQISGEFPSFEFVEREKELKELLGHQPIEVFAGAAFGTLLGIVAAKIENRERDLEQQKQLPHNGRMSRSDYR, translated from the coding sequence ATGAGAAAGATGAATCGCGGAATGATTACGTCACTCGGGGCGATTGGCATCGCGCAAGGGTTGAAAATCGTCACACACAAAGTGGTGGCAGGAAAATGGGATTGGCAGCAAGCCTTCACGACAGGCGGCATGCCAAGCTCCCACTCAGCAGGCGTATCAGCACTCGCCGCATATGTTGCTTCCAATAAAGGCGCACGTCATACGGAAACGGCACTCGCCGTTGTATTCGGGGCCATCGTTATGTACGATGCACAAGGCATCCGTCGACACACAGGAGAAATCGCACGGCTGGTCAATGATCTCGAGGATAGCTTCATGCAAATTTCCGGGGAGTTCCCGAGCTTTGAATTTGTGGAGCGCGAGAAAGAGCTGAAGGAATTGCTTGGGCATCAGCCGATTGAAGTATTCGCGGGTGCAGCATTCGGCACCTTGCTCGGCATCGTGGCCGCAAAAATCGAGAACCGCGAACGAGACTTGGAACAACAAAAACAACTGCCCCACAACGGGCGCATGAGCCGTTCAGATTACAGATAA
- a CDS encoding cell wall-binding repeat-containing protein has product MESLWGTVRRMIKKQTTTAMAAMTLALSLISLSTTEYAQASTEKPVERVVVKMTGQAIENEAARKVTTANNEEGQIVTLEVPKGQSLESFMAELSKQSDIDYVEPDVPVELAAIPSDPFYAGYQYHHRLIGSESAWDRTIGRDDVLVAVIDDGFDLAHPDLKGRVVSPFNIITGKPGSVSVELHGTHVAGLIAGNMNNNEGGVGVAPGTSIMPIDVFDGEDGFISDVAAGVYRAVDNGADIINMSLVAYADTNVLRDAVQYAHANNVLVVAAAGNDGISSPYYPAAYKEVVSVASTDAADLHSDFSNYGKTIDIAAPGTGVFSIFPDGLFGGLDGTSMSTPIVSGAAALLKANEPKLSHTDIAGRLMLTAKDLGKTGKDDYYGHGRLDVDRALSLDASHWSNRLSGATRYETAAAISKAGWSSASTVIIATGSDFPDALAGGPLAYQENAPILLTKGDSLHPAAAAEIRRLKPEHAILLGSTGALSENTKTQVSELVESVRRIGGKTRYDTAAQIANELSSERAVVSNGQNFPDVLSVSPYAAKHGIPILLTRTGTLPAETKTALTGKSSTIVTGGTGAISNAVMVQLPDATRYGGANRYDTGKLINQGLPMGKPKAFIATGTNFPDALAGSVLAAKKDAPILLTAANSVPSSTKSLLPAYPAFSIFGSKGAVSPDVKFEVDLQLK; this is encoded by the coding sequence GTGGAAAGTTTATGGGGGACGGTGAGGAGAATGATCAAGAAACAGACAACTACTGCAATGGCGGCTATGACATTAGCCCTTTCTCTGATAAGTTTAAGCACGACCGAATATGCACAGGCTTCAACTGAAAAACCGGTGGAGCGCGTCGTGGTGAAAATGACAGGGCAGGCCATAGAAAATGAGGCTGCACGGAAAGTCACAACTGCGAACAACGAAGAAGGGCAAATCGTCACGCTCGAAGTGCCAAAAGGGCAAAGCCTGGAATCTTTCATGGCTGAACTATCCAAACAAAGCGATATCGACTACGTGGAACCGGATGTGCCCGTTGAGCTCGCTGCTATCCCGAGCGATCCGTTTTACGCGGGCTATCAATACCATCACCGGCTTATCGGTTCAGAATCTGCCTGGGACCGGACGATTGGACGTGATGATGTGTTGGTAGCGGTGATTGATGATGGATTTGATTTGGCACATCCCGATTTAAAGGGCCGCGTTGTCTCGCCATTCAACATCATCACGGGAAAACCTGGCAGTGTCAGTGTCGAGCTTCACGGCACGCATGTGGCCGGCCTTATTGCAGGCAATATGAACAATAATGAAGGCGGAGTCGGTGTAGCTCCGGGAACAAGCATTATGCCGATTGATGTATTTGATGGAGAAGATGGTTTTATCTCAGATGTGGCTGCAGGGGTTTACCGTGCAGTGGATAATGGAGCAGACATCATTAATATGAGCTTGGTTGCTTATGCAGACACGAACGTCTTGAGAGACGCTGTGCAATATGCTCATGCCAACAATGTACTAGTGGTGGCTGCTGCTGGCAACGACGGCATCAGTTCTCCTTACTATCCGGCTGCTTACAAAGAAGTGGTTTCTGTCGCTTCGACCGATGCTGCGGATTTGCACTCTGACTTTTCGAATTATGGCAAAACAATCGATATCGCTGCGCCAGGGACAGGTGTCTTTTCAATCTTTCCAGATGGTTTATTCGGTGGACTGGACGGAACTTCCATGTCTACCCCAATTGTCTCCGGTGCAGCAGCATTATTGAAAGCAAACGAACCGAAACTCAGCCATACCGATATCGCAGGACGCTTGATGCTAACAGCGAAAGACCTCGGGAAAACTGGGAAAGATGATTATTATGGACATGGGCGATTGGATGTCGACCGCGCGCTGAGTTTGGATGCCAGCCATTGGTCGAACCGTCTATCCGGTGCGACGCGCTACGAAACGGCAGCAGCCATTTCCAAAGCTGGATGGAGCTCCGCTTCAACCGTCATCATCGCAACTGGCAGCGATTTTCCCGATGCCTTAGCTGGAGGGCCGCTAGCCTACCAGGAAAATGCGCCGATTTTGCTGACCAAAGGAGATAGTTTGCATCCGGCTGCAGCAGCTGAAATTCGTCGTTTGAAGCCGGAACATGCAATTCTTTTGGGCAGTACCGGTGCACTTTCTGAAAACACTAAAACGCAAGTAAGCGAGCTGGTCGAAAGTGTTCGGCGTATCGGCGGCAAAACACGCTACGACACAGCCGCCCAGATCGCGAATGAACTGTCGAGTGAACGTGCGGTCGTCTCAAACGGCCAAAACTTCCCCGATGTGCTTTCCGTTTCGCCATATGCAGCGAAGCATGGCATTCCGATTTTGCTGACGCGCACCGGCACGTTGCCGGCAGAAACGAAAACAGCACTCACCGGCAAAAGTTCGACAATCGTTACTGGCGGAACCGGTGCAATCAGCAATGCCGTCATGGTGCAATTACCGGATGCTACACGCTACGGCGGAGCAAATCGCTACGACACCGGTAAACTGATCAATCAAGGCTTGCCGATGGGAAAACCTAAAGCCTTTATTGCGACTGGCACAAATTTTCCTGACGCCTTAGCAGGTTCGGTGCTCGCGGCCAAAAAAGACGCGCCGATTTTATTGACTGCAGCGAACTCGGTCCCTTCCTCTACCAAGAGTTTGCTTCCGGCGTATCCGGCTTTTTCCATCTTCGGCAGCAAAGGGGCCGTCTCGCCTGATGTGAAGTTCGAAGTCGATTTGCAATTAAAGTAA
- a CDS encoding glycerol-3-phosphate dehydrogenase/oxidase has protein sequence MKFSSLERTKTYGQMKQAPLDVLIIGGGITGAGIALDATARGVRAGVLEMQDFAAGTSSRSTKLVHGGLRYLKQFEVKMVAEVGKEREIVYENGPHVTTPEWMMLPFHKGGTFGPLSTNVGLRVYDFLAGVKRSERRKMFSREEAIRREPLVKQEGLKGAGYYVEYKTDDARLTMEVMKKAVEKGAHALNYVKVKGFLYDNGKVVGVVAEDQLDGTIHEIFAKRIVNAAGPWVDTLREEDKSKKGKTLQLTKGIHLVFDQSRFPLKQAIYFDMPDGRMAFAIPRQGKVYVGTTDTVYKQDIAHPTMTTEDRDYVIEAVNFMFPDVRITTADIESSWAGLRPLIHEEGKDPSEISRKDEIFVSDSGLISIAGGKLTGYRKMGESIMDLVTKQLQDEYGTSYKKVSTKKMALSGGEVGGSKGFKAFKADRLNRAAEFGLTEDAMEMLVNRYGANVDQVLRHYTDGLAEAADHNLDPLVYAMLQYGIESEAVCKPVDFFIRRTGALYFDIHWVHAHKQAGADYMTAVFNWTAEQKARYMEELEILLHEAVIPTDQSELSK, from the coding sequence ATGAAATTCTCAAGCCTAGAACGGACAAAAACTTATGGTCAAATGAAACAAGCGCCACTCGATGTATTAATCATCGGAGGCGGAATTACAGGAGCGGGGATTGCGCTTGATGCTACGGCACGCGGCGTTCGCGCAGGCGTTTTGGAAATGCAGGATTTTGCAGCAGGCACTTCGAGCCGTTCGACAAAACTCGTGCACGGCGGATTGCGCTACCTCAAGCAATTTGAAGTGAAAATGGTTGCAGAAGTCGGCAAAGAACGCGAAATCGTTTATGAAAACGGGCCTCACGTGACAACGCCGGAATGGATGATGTTGCCGTTCCATAAAGGCGGCACATTCGGACCGCTCAGCACAAATGTAGGACTGCGCGTCTACGACTTTTTAGCGGGCGTGAAAAGAAGCGAACGCCGCAAAATGTTCTCCCGCGAAGAAGCGATTCGCCGGGAGCCGCTTGTGAAGCAAGAAGGATTAAAAGGTGCAGGATATTACGTTGAATACAAAACGGACGATGCACGTTTGACGATGGAAGTCATGAAAAAAGCTGTCGAAAAAGGCGCACATGCACTGAACTATGTGAAAGTAAAAGGTTTCTTGTACGATAACGGAAAAGTGGTCGGCGTTGTAGCGGAAGATCAGCTTGACGGCACGATTCACGAAATCTTTGCGAAAAGAATCGTCAATGCGGCAGGCCCATGGGTCGATACATTGCGCGAAGAAGACAAATCGAAAAAAGGCAAAACTTTGCAGCTGACAAAAGGGATCCATTTGGTATTCGATCAATCCCGTTTCCCGCTGAAGCAAGCCATCTATTTTGATATGCCGGACGGCCGCATGGCATTTGCCATTCCGCGCCAAGGCAAAGTGTATGTGGGTACGACAGACACTGTTTACAAACAGGACATTGCTCATCCAACGATGACGACTGAAGACCGTGATTACGTCATAGAAGCTGTCAACTTCATGTTCCCAGACGTAAGAATCACGACTGCAGATATCGAATCTAGCTGGGCAGGATTGCGTCCGTTGATTCACGAAGAAGGCAAAGACCCATCCGAAATTTCCCGTAAAGATGAAATTTTCGTATCTGATTCTGGGTTGATTTCAATTGCAGGAGGCAAGCTCACGGGCTATCGCAAAATGGGCGAGAGCATCATGGACTTAGTCACTAAGCAGCTACAGGATGAATACGGTACTTCTTACAAAAAAGTATCGACGAAAAAAATGGCGCTTTCCGGTGGGGAAGTCGGCGGTTCAAAAGGCTTTAAAGCATTTAAAGCAGACCGTTTAAACCGTGCGGCTGAATTCGGCCTCACAGAAGACGCAATGGAAATGCTCGTCAACCGCTACGGCGCGAATGTCGATCAAGTATTGCGCCATTATACAGATGGGTTGGCTGAGGCAGCTGATCATAATCTCGATCCGCTTGTCTATGCGATGTTGCAATATGGCATCGAATCCGAAGCGGTCTGCAAACCGGTTGATTTCTTCATCCGCCGTACAGGCGCTTTGTATTTCGATATCCACTGGGTTCATGCTCATAAACAAGCCGGTGCAGATTATATGACAGCCGTATTCAATTGGACGGCTGAGCAGAAAGCGCGCTACATGGAGGAATTGGAAATCCTTCTTCACGAAGCGGTCATTCCAACCGACCAATCTGAATTAAGTAAATAA